A region of the Planktothrix tepida PCC 9214 genome:
CTGTGAAAAGATCTAATAACGGTAAATCCAACCCATCGGGTTTATCCCCTCTTGACTTTGTGGAAGTTGAAGCGTCTGGAGAAGTATTTAACGGTAAAAAAAGTGGGGCTTTACCCCGTTCGATTGGACGCACGTTTAAGAAGATTCAAACGGAATTAGACGATAGCTCCGAAGAACAGCTTATGAATAGCTATCGAGCATCACGGAAAAAAACAAAATCGGCGGTTAACTTTCTTTTGATGCTAATTCTAATTCCGCTTTTAGCACAACAATTATCTAAAAACTTTATCTTTTTTCCCCTGGTAGAACATTATCGGCAAACCCATGAAGTTCCATTATTTCTTAACTCAGAAATGAAAGAAGAAGCACTTCATGAGTTAAAATCCTATGAAGAAGAACTGCAATTAGCCAGCTTACTCTACAAAACTCCAACCATTGAACGGGAAGAAATAGAAAAGAAAATGGAGGAGAAAGCTGAAGAGATATCTAAAGAATTTGACCATAAAAGCAGTGAAGCGATTAGTAATCTTTTTGCTGATTTTGTCGGATTAATTGCCTTTGCTTTAGTGATTATTCTAAATCCTCAAGGGTTAGCAGCGTTAAAATCCTTGCTGAATACGGTCATGTATGATTTGAGTGATAGTGCCAAAGCATTTATTATTATTTTAATTACCGACATCTTTGTCGGGTTTCACTCTCCCCATGGTTGGGAAGTTCTATTAGAAGGCTTTTCTAGTCACTTTGGGATTGCGCCAAATCGTAGCTTTATCTTTTTGTTTATCGCCACTTTCCCAGTGATTTTAGATACGATCATGAAATATTGGATCTTCCGTTACCTCAGTCGAATTTCACCTTCTGCGGTGGCAACATTAAGAAATATGAACGAGTAAATCAAACTCTATTGTCTGTTGAGGGTTGACGGTTGATTCTTCACTGTCACGGAAAACAACGCCATATCCTGATTGAGTTGATTCAACCTTTACCAAAAAACTAGGCGGTATTTGTTTTTTCAGTTATGCTAAATGGGTGATACACTAAAACAGAATACAGGAAGCAGTTGTTTGTTAGCTATCAGTTAGCAGCCTTTAA
Encoded here:
- a CDS encoding hypothetical protein (involved in light-induced Na+-dependent proton extrusion), translating into MSNSIIKFQKGSLGARFLNVFKSSNQWVHKTPERALEQAYQAALAIKAIEDQHFGGQKVSEDAPQYTPSVLECFINDVEKHLNTIKFELSKFKFTRNLDNSGDIEFIEKLKFIDDIVDKYQYNSVSSHQTLSSNTYQFESVKRSNNGKSNPSGLSPLDFVEVEASGEVFNGKKSGALPRSIGRTFKKIQTELDDSSEEQLMNSYRASRKKTKSAVNFLLMLILIPLLAQQLSKNFIFFPLVEHYRQTHEVPLFLNSEMKEEALHELKSYEEELQLASLLYKTPTIEREEIEKKMEEKAEEISKEFDHKSSEAISNLFADFVGLIAFALVIILNPQGLAALKSLLNTVMYDLSDSAKAFIIILITDIFVGFHSPHGWEVLLEGFSSHFGIAPNRSFIFLFIATFPVILDTIMKYWIFRYLSRISPSAVATLRNMNE